The DNA segment TATATAGGGAATGCAATACTTACATCATAAAGAGTATCGCCAAGGTTCAGCTTGATAGCACCACTCTTGTATACAAGCATTTTGCCCATGAAGCCAGGTGGTAGTTCATTCAACTTACAGGGCTTCACTTTTTTCATGGATCCTTGAGGTTTAGAAGAGATCTCACTGTCAGCTTGGCCTCCAGAAGAAGCTGATCCTTTAATCGCTGGCAAAGCTGCTGGTAACTGGATCAAGAACATACTTGTCTCCGGGTTTTCCTCCTACCAACAATTTGCTCATCAGAAAACTACTATAATcattaataaattcaattttataaGTTTCAGTTCACTAACCAAAAGGCCAAGTTCCTTTGCTGGATTTGTTGAATCTTCATCGAGGAGTTCTATCAAAACAGTATGCATAGGTAAAGCCTCTTGATAggcataattaaaaattaaaatgccaagaacaaatatttattgttttcttcAGCAGGTTAGAAAAACAGAAGAGTGTAGAGGAAATCAAAATAGTGATTGATAGGCATAATTAATCCAAATATTTATTACTGAATAACTGCTTATTTACACAGATTAAGAAAACTCGaaggtaataaaaaaaatggttaaTCTAGCACGACTAATTTCTGATATTTGGGGCCGGAAATTGCAGCTTCCAGTGAACTTTCGGGGGTGAGTTCACCGTCATTGTCCATGAACAACTTCATAAGATTCTTAGAGAATCCACTCACGAGGGCCACTCCTTGCTGGGTGGCCGTCACCGGAGTGGCCGTCGAGTCCCTCAGATTCCAGAACACAAtctgaggaacagcagagccaTAACCTTTCTCACTATACTTCCTTGTAATTGCTTGGTAATCGGTCTCCCAAGGCGTCGCGGATGCTTGATCGAACTCCATGTCACTGAACACAAACACCCGCTTAATCATCTGATCTTCTTTCAATTTTCCTTCCACAGCCACCTCCAAAATTCGATCAAATACTCTTTGGAAATCCGTGTTCATCCCCCACTTCATCTCCCTAATAAAGCTGGTCTTGGAATAAAGACTATTGCCTTCAATCAAATGAAGCTCAGGATCTGCACTGAATGTGATAACCTTCCCCTTCCATGGTTCCTCGTTCAATTCAGACACCAACAACCCCAATGCAACACAAACATCCATGGGAGTCCCATGCATGCTTCCAGAAACATCACACACAGCCAAACAGTTCTTCAGTTTACCCTTCTTAAGCATGTCACTCACCATTCTGCTCCACTGAAGCTCTGCCACCTCATCACCAGCTTCATATTCATCTGCATAtgcatcttcatcttcatctgaAACTTCATATCGATATGGACATCGATATTGCAAAGACTGTATGATCTCATGAGGAAGCAATGCTCCAGCGGCAATGGTAGTCTTCCCTGACTTCACGTCCACAAGGTACTTCATGAACCTCTCTTTATCATGCTTCAAGAACTTCTCCTTATAGAGCTTCATAGCCACAGAGGCCACTCTGTTGTATGGGATCGAATCCCAGCGTTTCTCACTCATGTAAACCTCTGGAAGTTCTAGAATCTTCCGAAGAGGGACAAGAACCTCCTTTCGTAACCGATCACGGATCCTGTAAGCATAATGCGCCTCCTCGATTCCTTCATACTCGGTGCGAGGGAACATCCTCCTCGCAATGGATTCACATAGAAGCGTGGATCGGTCAAAGGAAGAGTCAAGAGAGGGACACCACTTCGCAGCAAGACTCATAGCCGTTGATTTGTCGGAATTTAACAACTCCAGATCGTTCTTCAAACAGTTGGCAAAATGATCGGAGATGCTATCGTGGAGGAGCTGAAAATTTGCATCGTCGTTGTAACGGTTAAGGAGCTTCTTGGCCATGGAAACCTTCTTTTGTTCCCTGAGAGAACGTGCggtttccttctccttcttcatcaTCTCGTTCGTCAAATTCTCAAAGGGCTTCTTCATGCTCCCGTTGTTT comes from the Arachis duranensis cultivar V14167 chromosome 7, aradu.V14167.gnm2.J7QH, whole genome shotgun sequence genome and includes:
- the LOC107496589 gene encoding uncharacterized protein LOC107496589 produces the protein MATLLGPPELSKPQPTPVAVAAATTTTTAVSEPFIDLMVSKFNNPKPPMGLTENQSATFLSTGNPCLDFFFHVVPDTPSDSLRERLDVAWAHNPLTTLKLVCNLRGVRGTGKSDREGFYTAAMWLFSNHPKTLAANLPSFAEFGYFKDLPEVLYRILEGSDVRKNQKEQWLSVKGSRKRNRFKKMRGTNAFYLGRGRGRGAFQRRRGRGTRSNLRNARNNGSMKKPFENLTNEMMKKEKETARSLREQKKVSMAKKLLNRYNDDANFQLLHDSISDHFANCLKNDLELLNSDKSTAMSLAAKWCPSLDSSFDRSTLLCESIARRMFPRTEYEGIEEAHYAYRIRDRLRKEVLVPLRKILELPEVYMSEKRWDSIPYNRVASVAMKLYKEKFLKHDKERFMKYLVDVKSGKTTIAAGALLPHEIIQSLQYRCPYRYEVSDEDEDAYADEYEAGDEVAELQWSRMVSDMLKKGKLKNCLAVCDVSGSMHGTPMDVCVALGLLVSELNEEPWKGKVITFSADPELHLIEGNSLYSKTSFIREMKWGMNTDFQRVFDRILEVAVEGKLKEDQMIKRVFVFSDMEFDQASATPWETDYQAITRKYSEKGYGSAVPQIVFWNLRDSTATPVTATQQGVALVSGFSKNLMKLFMDNDGELTPESSLEAAISGPKYQKLVVLD
- the LOC127739625 gene encoding DNA-directed RNA polymerase III subunit rpc4-like gives rise to the protein MHTVLIELLDEDSTNPAKELGLLEENPETSMFLIQLPAALPAIKGSASSGGQADSEISSKPQGSMKKVKPCKLNELPPGFMGKMLVYKSGAIKLNLGDTLYDVSPGSNCTFAQDVAVMNTAEKHCCAIGEIRRRVIVTPDIDDMVENLTFIRLSESDLQFI